CATACAATGATGGAACTAACTACATCTTCTCTAATCCAGAAACTTGGGACCAAATTGAATTATCAGCTGAAGAATTAGGAAACGCTTTAAACTACTTAGAGGAAGAAATGGAAGTTGCAGTAGAATACTATGAGTCAACTCCAGTTGCAGTAGAATTACCTACATTTGTTGAAAGACAAATTGAATATACTGAACCAGGATTAAGAGGAGATACTACTGGAAAAGTTTTAAAACCAGCTAGATTAAACACTGGATTTGAGATTCAAGTTCCTTTATTCGTTGAACAAGGTGAATGGATTAAAATAGACACTAGAACAGACGAATATGTTGAAAGAATTAAAAAATAATTAAAATAAATTAAGCCTTGGATATTTTCCAAGGCTTTTTTATATGATAATTAAATTTAATATAGAAAAAATTATTATAATCATATTAAGAGTTATTTTATACTATATTTTCTAGGAATAAATTAAAAGGTATAAATAAAATCTTTATAAAGTTAAAAAATTTAAATAAAGTGTAACTGATAAAACTTAATTAAAAAAAGCCATTGTATTATTTAAAATAAAAATCAATGACTTTTTTATTTTTATAGAATTTCTCTACCTTCTAAAGCTTTAGATATAGTAGCATTGTCAGCGAATTCTATATTTCCTCCCATAGGAATTCCACTAGCTAATTTTGAAACTATGACTCCAAAAGGCTTTAAAAGTTTAGTTAAATACATAACTGTAGTTTCTCCTTCTAAATCAGAACTTAAAGCAAAAATAATTTCTTTAATATTTTCTTTACTAACTCTTTCTAACAAAGATTTTATATTTAATTTATCTGGAGTAATTCCATCTAAAGGTGCAATTTTTCCATTTAAAATA
This genomic interval from Fusobacterium sp. FSA-380-WT-3A contains the following:
- the efp gene encoding elongation factor P; its protein translation is MKFAQELRQGSTIKIGNDPFIVLKAEYNKSGRNAAVMKLKMKNLIAGNIVDTVLKADEKMDDIRLDKVKCIYSYNDGTNYIFSNPETWDQIELSAEELGNALNYLEEEMEVAVEYYESTPVAVELPTFVERQIEYTEPGLRGDTTGKVLKPARLNTGFEIQVPLFVEQGEWIKIDTRTDEYVERIKK